In one Candidatus Dechloromonas phosphoritropha genomic region, the following are encoded:
- a CDS encoding phosphoesterase: MTPVTVLYHADCPDGFGAAYAAWLRFGDHAIYWPMHHGQPWEMAEIAGHAVYVLDFSFSPEKLEAMAGVAASVTQIDHHASALQPWADRLDKSPDGTEFFRHPTLPLTVVFDLGKSGVRLAWEHFHPDRPVPLVLRHVEDVDLWRFALPGSRPISRALRLLPYDFAAWDELVRQADAPHTPRYLVLLAEGEAIERFFQSEIERLAQGNLVMPARLHGEPVDLLQAQRHGLPTVSDGERGWRAVDGLAVNANALFASELGNRLAEQSGSFGLTWELGAGGDVKVSLRAVGRVDVAAIAAGYGGGGHPNAAGFRVPLARFASEILGKAKI, from the coding sequence GTGACCCCGGTTACCGTTCTCTATCACGCCGACTGTCCGGACGGCTTTGGCGCAGCCTACGCCGCCTGGCTGCGTTTTGGTGACCACGCCATCTACTGGCCAATGCATCACGGTCAACCGTGGGAAATGGCCGAAATTGCCGGCCACGCAGTCTATGTCCTCGACTTCTCATTTTCGCCGGAGAAGCTCGAAGCAATGGCTGGCGTCGCCGCTTCGGTCACCCAGATCGACCATCACGCTTCCGCACTTCAACCGTGGGCCGACCGCCTGGACAAATCCCCTGACGGCACCGAATTCTTTCGCCACCCCACTCTGCCGCTGACGGTCGTCTTCGACCTTGGCAAATCAGGCGTTCGTCTGGCTTGGGAGCATTTCCATCCGGATCGCCCCGTTCCACTCGTGCTGCGCCATGTCGAGGACGTCGACCTGTGGCGCTTCGCGCTCCCGGGCTCGCGCCCCATCTCCCGCGCCCTACGCCTGCTGCCGTACGATTTTGCCGCTTGGGACGAACTCGTGCGCCAGGCGGACGCGCCGCACACGCCGCGCTACCTGGTCTTGCTGGCCGAGGGCGAAGCCATCGAGCGCTTCTTCCAGAGCGAGATCGAACGCCTTGCACAAGGCAACCTGGTCATGCCCGCCCGCCTGCACGGCGAACCCGTGGATTTGCTGCAGGCGCAACGTCACGGACTGCCGACGGTGAGCGACGGCGAGCGCGGCTGGCGCGCCGTCGACGGCCTTGCCGTCAACGCCAACGCGTTGTTCGCGTCGGAACTTGGCAACCGCCTTGCCGAGCAAAGCGGCAGCTTCGGCCTAACCTGGGAACTTGGCGCCGGGGGCGACGTGAAGGTTTCGCTGCGCGCTGTCGGAAGGGTCGATGTAGCCGCGATTGCCGCTGGCTACGGGGGCGGCGGACACCCGAACGCAGCTGGATTCAGAGTGCCGCTCGCCCGCTTTGCGAGCGAAATCCTTGGCAAGGCCAAAATATAA
- a CDS encoding SlyX family protein, whose product MESRITELEIKITYTEDLVDELNRIVFRQQQQIDLLINGINSLRDQIQAAAPAEQHSLRDELPPHY is encoded by the coding sequence ATGGAATCGCGCATCACCGAACTTGAAATCAAGATCACCTATACCGAAGACCTGGTCGACGAACTGAACCGGATCGTCTTCCGCCAGCAACAGCAGATCGATCTTTTGATCAACGGAATCAATAGCTTGCGCGACCAGATTCAAGCCGCCGCTCCGGCCGAGCAGCACAGCCTGCGCGACGAATTGCCGCCGCACTACTGA
- a CDS encoding M18 family aminopeptidase — protein sequence MEISAPAREQARDLLNFIDASPSPWHAVHTMAERLQQAGFTTLHEGARWQLASGGRYFVIRGGASIIAFVVGSASLIERGFRLVGAHTDSPGLRVKPKTLVNGDGLLRLAVEVYGGPILATFADRDLSLAGRVAVRAGDDIEMCLVHFGLPLLRLPNLAIHMNREVNENGLKFNKQTELPLVLALSSADALDEGRFHALLAEQLDVATDAIQSWELCACDTQPGAFWGAGQEFIAASQLDNLASCHAGLEALLSVSDPGTTNVCAFFDHEEVGSESAAGAGGSFITDVLRRIAGSTGLDDEDYRRALARSFSISADMAHAYNPNFPAAYEPGHRVAVNGGPVIKTNANQRYSTGAESAARFMRLCEKAGVSCQQYAHRADLGCGSTIGPLVAAGLGVPSVDVGSPLWAMHSIRESAGVLDHGYLIAALRVAFSD from the coding sequence ATGGAAATATCCGCGCCCGCCCGGGAACAGGCTCGCGACCTGCTGAACTTCATCGACGCCAGTCCCAGCCCGTGGCATGCCGTGCACACGATGGCCGAACGGCTGCAACAGGCGGGATTCACCACGCTGCACGAGGGTGCACGCTGGCAACTGGCGTCTGGCGGACGTTATTTCGTGATTCGCGGCGGCGCCTCGATCATCGCTTTCGTGGTTGGCAGCGCTTCCTTGATCGAACGCGGCTTCCGGCTGGTCGGCGCCCACACTGATTCGCCCGGTCTGCGCGTCAAGCCGAAGACGTTGGTGAACGGCGATGGCCTGCTCCGGCTGGCGGTCGAGGTCTATGGCGGGCCGATCCTGGCAACCTTCGCCGACCGCGACCTGAGTCTGGCCGGACGGGTTGCAGTGCGTGCCGGTGACGACATTGAAATGTGCCTAGTCCATTTTGGCTTACCGCTGCTGCGCCTGCCCAACCTGGCGATCCACATGAATCGCGAGGTCAATGAAAACGGCCTCAAGTTCAACAAGCAGACCGAATTGCCGCTGGTGTTGGCTTTATCCAGCGCCGATGCCTTGGACGAAGGGCGCTTCCACGCGCTGCTTGCCGAGCAGCTTGACGTTGCAACCGATGCCATCCAGAGCTGGGAACTGTGCGCTTGCGATACGCAGCCCGGCGCATTCTGGGGGGCGGGGCAGGAATTCATCGCCGCTAGCCAGCTCGACAACCTCGCATCGTGTCACGCCGGGCTGGAGGCCTTGTTGAGCGTGTCAGACCCGGGAACGACCAATGTCTGCGCCTTTTTCGACCACGAGGAGGTCGGTAGCGAGAGTGCTGCCGGTGCTGGGGGAAGTTTCATCACCGACGTGCTGCGCCGGATCGCTGGCAGCACCGGGCTTGACGACGAGGATTACCGCCGAGCGTTGGCCCGCAGCTTCTCCATTAGCGCCGACATGGCGCACGCCTACAACCCGAATTTCCCGGCGGCTTACGAGCCGGGACATCGTGTTGCGGTCAACGGTGGTCCGGTCATCAAAACCAACGCTAACCAGCGCTACAGCACCGGTGCCGAGAGTGCCGCGCGCTTTATGCGGCTGTGTGAAAAAGCTGGAGTCTCTTGCCAGCAGTATGCACACCGGGCCGACCTCGGCTGCGGCAGCACCATCGGCCCGCTCGTCGCGGCTGGCCTCGGCGTGCCGAGCGTCGATGTCGGCTCGCCGTTGTGGGCCATGCACAGTATCCGCGAGAGTGCCGGGGTGCTCGACCACGGCTACCTGATTGCCGCCCTGAGGGTGGCCTTTTCGGATTGA
- the thrS gene encoding threonine--tRNA ligase has protein sequence MPDIKLPDGSIRSFEQPVSIAEVAASIGAGLARAALAGKVDGKLVDTSYLIEQNADLAIVTDKDADGLEVIRHSTAHLLAYAVKELFPEAQVTIGPVIENGFYYDFAYKRPFTPEDLAAIEKRMGELAKKDIPVSREVWARDDAVKFFLDQGEKYKAELIAAIPADQQVSLYREGDFIDLCRGPHVPTTAKLKVFKLMKVAGAYWRGDHRNEQLQRIYGTAWAKKEDLDAYLHMLEEAEKRDHRRLGKQFDLFHMQDEAPGLVFWHPKGWAIWQEIEQYMRAVYRNNGYMEVRCPQILDKTLWEKSGHWEHYKDNMFTTSSENRDYAVKPMNCPGHVQVFNADLRSYRELPLRYGEFGSCHRNEPAGALHGLMRVRGFVQDDGHIFCTEEQIESEVTAFNELVRKVYADFGFHDVVVKLALRPEGRVGSDDVWDKAEEALRGGLQASGLEWTELPGEGAFYGPKIEFHIKDAIGRSWQCGTMQVDFSMPGLLGAEYVAGSDERRTPVMLHRAILGSLERFIGILIENFAGALPLWLAPVQAVVLNISEKQAGYAAEVAQKLHQAGFRAEADLRNEKITYKIREHSLNRLPYQLVVGDKEKADEMVAVRTRGGQDLGQMSVDELIGRLRSEVAARSGTA, from the coding sequence ATGCCTGATATCAAACTGCCCGACGGTTCCATTCGCTCCTTTGAACAACCGGTGTCGATCGCCGAGGTCGCCGCCAGCATCGGCGCCGGCCTGGCGCGTGCGGCGCTGGCCGGCAAGGTTGACGGCAAACTGGTCGATACCTCGTACCTCATCGAACAGAACGCCGATCTCGCTATCGTTACCGACAAGGACGCCGATGGCCTGGAAGTCATCCGCCATTCGACGGCGCACCTGCTGGCCTACGCCGTCAAGGAACTGTTCCCCGAGGCGCAGGTCACGATCGGTCCAGTCATTGAAAACGGCTTCTACTACGACTTCGCCTACAAGCGTCCGTTTACGCCAGAGGATCTGGCCGCCATCGAAAAGCGCATGGGCGAACTGGCGAAAAAAGACATCCCGGTCAGCCGCGAAGTCTGGGCGCGCGACGATGCGGTCAAGTTTTTCCTTGACCAGGGCGAGAAATACAAGGCCGAGCTGATCGCGGCGATTCCGGCCGACCAGCAGGTTTCGCTCTACCGTGAAGGTGATTTCATCGACCTCTGCCGCGGCCCGCACGTGCCGACCACGGCCAAGCTCAAGGTCTTCAAGCTGATGAAGGTGGCCGGCGCCTACTGGCGCGGCGACCATCGCAACGAACAGTTGCAGCGCATCTACGGCACCGCCTGGGCCAAGAAAGAGGATCTCGACGCCTACCTGCACATGCTGGAGGAAGCGGAGAAGCGTGACCATCGCCGTCTTGGCAAGCAGTTCGATCTGTTCCACATGCAGGACGAAGCGCCCGGCCTGGTCTTCTGGCACCCCAAGGGCTGGGCGATCTGGCAGGAAATCGAGCAGTACATGCGCGCCGTCTATCGCAACAATGGCTACATGGAAGTGCGCTGCCCGCAGATTCTCGACAAGACGCTGTGGGAAAAGTCGGGGCACTGGGAGCACTACAAGGACAACATGTTCACGACGTCATCGGAAAACCGCGATTATGCGGTCAAGCCGATGAATTGTCCGGGCCATGTCCAGGTCTTCAACGCCGACCTGCGCTCGTACCGCGAACTACCGCTGCGTTACGGCGAATTCGGTTCCTGCCATCGCAACGAGCCGGCCGGCGCCCTGCATGGCCTGATGCGCGTGCGCGGCTTCGTGCAGGACGACGGCCACATCTTCTGCACCGAAGAGCAGATCGAGTCCGAGGTGACAGCCTTCAACGAACTGGTGAGAAAGGTTTACGCCGATTTCGGCTTCCACGACGTCGTGGTCAAACTGGCGTTGCGTCCCGAGGGTCGCGTCGGGTCCGACGATGTCTGGGACAAGGCCGAGGAGGCGCTGCGTGGCGGCTTGCAGGCATCGGGTCTGGAGTGGACCGAACTGCCGGGCGAGGGCGCCTTCTACGGCCCGAAGATCGAATTCCATATCAAGGATGCCATCGGCCGTTCATGGCAATGCGGCACGATGCAGGTCGATTTCTCGATGCCCGGCCTGCTTGGCGCAGAATACGTGGCCGGCAGCGACGAACGGCGGACGCCGGTCATGCTGCACCGGGCGATCCTCGGGTCGCTCGAGCGCTTCATCGGCATCCTGATCGAGAATTTCGCGGGAGCCTTGCCGCTGTGGCTGGCGCCGGTGCAGGCCGTCGTCCTCAATATTTCCGAAAAGCAGGCCGGTTACGCCGCCGAAGTCGCGCAAAAGCTACACCAGGCGGGCTTTCGGGCCGAGGCGGATTTGCGCAACGAGAAGATAACCTATAAAATCCGCGAGCATAGCTTGAACCGCCTGCCTTACCAGCTCGTCGTGGGGGACAAGGAAAAGGCGGACGAAATGGTGGCCGTGCGTACTCGCGGAGGTCAGGATCTCGGACAGATGTCCGTCGATGAACTGATCGGGCGACTTCGAAGCGAAGTTGCCGCGCGCAGTGGCACGGCTTAA
- the infC gene encoding translation initiation factor IF-3: MAQNKAHRLNEEITAPEIRLQGGEGEQLGVMSIRAALQIAEDAGVDLVEIAPMASPPVCRVMDYGKFKYQEQKRAHEAKLKQKQVQVKEIKLRPGTDENDYQIKLRNMMRFLEEEDKVKVTLRFRGREMAHQEFGMRQLERIKADLDAVGQVEQMPKMEGRQMIMVIGPAKKK, from the coding sequence ATAGCTCAGAACAAGGCACATCGCCTGAATGAAGAAATTACGGCGCCGGAGATTCGTCTCCAGGGCGGGGAGGGTGAACAGCTCGGGGTCATGAGTATCCGGGCCGCACTGCAGATAGCAGAGGATGCCGGGGTCGACCTGGTCGAGATCGCGCCGATGGCCAGCCCGCCGGTGTGCCGTGTCATGGACTACGGCAAGTTCAAGTACCAGGAACAGAAGCGCGCTCACGAAGCCAAGCTCAAGCAGAAGCAGGTGCAGGTCAAGGAAATCAAGCTGCGTCCGGGTACCGACGAAAATGATTACCAGATCAAGCTCAGGAACATGATGCGGTTCCTGGAAGAGGAAGACAAGGTCAAGGTGACCCTGCGCTTTCGGGGCCGCGAAATGGCGCACCAGGAATTCGGCATGCGCCAGCTGGAGAGAATCAAGGCCGATCTCGACGCCGTCGGGCAAGTCGAGCAGATGCCGAAGATGGAGGGTCGTCAGATGATCATGGTCATCGGGCCAGCCAAGAAGAAATAG
- the rpmI gene encoding 50S ribosomal protein L35, with protein sequence MPKMKTKSGAKKRFSVRADGSIKRGQAFKRHILTKKTTKVKRHLRGSVVVSQPDVAVVRAMIPYA encoded by the coding sequence ATGCCCAAAATGAAGACCAAGAGCGGCGCCAAGAAGCGCTTTTCGGTCCGCGCGGATGGCAGCATAAAGCGCGGCCAGGCGTTCAAACGCCACATTTTGACCAAGAAGACCACCAAGGTTAAGCGCCATCTGCGCGGTTCGGTCGTTGTCAGCCAGCCCGACGTGGCAGTCGTCCGCGCCATGATCCCCTACGCGTAA
- the rplT gene encoding 50S ribosomal protein L20 translates to MSRVKRGVTAHARHKKVLAQAKGYRGRRNNVYRVAKQAVMKAGQYQYRDRRQRKRQFRSLWIARINAAARELGMKYSTLMNGLRKANIEVDRKVLADLAVFDQPAFAALANQAKAQLGA, encoded by the coding sequence ATGTCCAGAGTTAAACGTGGTGTAACGGCGCATGCCCGTCACAAGAAGGTTCTTGCACAAGCCAAGGGCTACCGCGGTCGTCGCAACAACGTCTACCGTGTCGCCAAACAGGCGGTGATGAAGGCCGGTCAGTATCAGTACCGTGACCGCCGTCAGCGTAAGCGCCAGTTCCGTTCCTTGTGGATTGCCCGGATCAATGCTGCCGCCCGCGAGTTGGGCATGAAGTACAGCACTCTGATGAACGGTCTGAGGAAGGCCAATATTGAGGTCGACCGCAAGGTGCTGGCCGATCTGGCGGTCTTCGATCAGCCGGCTTTTGCCGCTCTGGCCAACCAGGCCAAGGCACAGCTCGGCGCCTGA
- the pheS gene encoding phenylalanine--tRNA ligase subunit alpha — MENLDQIVGEARSAFAATSDPDALEQVKARFLGKSGRITELLKGLGKLPAEEKKAAGAAINAAKTAVESALNERREAIRKAALAARLAEEALDVTLPGRAEARGGLHPVTRTLERIESLFRSIGFEVADGPEIEEDFFNFTALNTPEDHPARSMHDTFYLQNPDGSIADKVLLRTHTSPIQARYMQAHVARYTPRVLPDGRGQLEKMPEIRIIAPGRVYRVDSDATHSPMFHQVEGLWVGEGVSFADLKGVIADFLKSFFESDDLKVRFRPSFFPFTEPSAEIDVAFMSGKLEGRWLEIAGCGMVHPNVLRIAGIDPERYTGFAFGFGPDRLTMLRYGVNDLRLFFEGDLRFLRQFA; from the coding sequence ATGGAAAATCTCGATCAAATCGTTGGTGAAGCGCGGTCTGCGTTCGCCGCCACTTCCGACCCGGATGCCCTGGAGCAAGTGAAAGCCCGTTTCCTCGGCAAGAGCGGCCGGATCACCGAACTGCTCAAGGGGCTGGGCAAGTTGCCGGCGGAAGAAAAGAAAGCCGCCGGGGCGGCAATCAACGCCGCCAAGACGGCTGTTGAATCTGCGCTGAACGAACGGCGCGAAGCGATCCGCAAGGCAGCGCTTGCCGCGCGTCTGGCCGAAGAGGCGCTGGACGTCACGCTGCCGGGACGCGCCGAGGCGCGCGGCGGTCTGCATCCGGTGACACGGACGCTGGAACGCATTGAGTCACTGTTCCGCTCGATTGGCTTTGAAGTGGCCGACGGCCCGGAGATCGAGGAAGACTTCTTCAATTTCACGGCCTTGAACACGCCCGAGGATCACCCGGCGCGTTCGATGCACGACACGTTTTATTTGCAGAACCCGGACGGCAGCATCGCTGACAAGGTCCTGCTGCGCACCCATACGAGCCCCATCCAGGCGCGCTACATGCAGGCGCACGTCGCCCGCTACACCCCAAGGGTGCTTCCTGATGGGCGCGGTCAACTGGAAAAAATGCCCGAAATCCGTATCATCGCGCCCGGCCGTGTCTATCGTGTCGACTCCGATGCGACGCATTCGCCGATGTTCCATCAGGTCGAAGGGTTGTGGGTGGGCGAGGGGGTTTCCTTCGCCGATCTGAAGGGTGTCATCGCCGACTTCCTGAAGAGCTTCTTTGAGAGCGACGACCTCAAGGTCCGTTTTCGTCCCTCTTTTTTCCCGTTTACCGAGCCATCCGCCGAAATCGACGTCGCCTTCATGAGTGGCAAGCTCGAAGGCCGCTGGCTGGAAATAGCCGGCTGCGGCATGGTCCATCCGAACGTGTTGCGCATCGCCGGGATCGACCCGGAACGTTACACCGGCTTCGCCTTTGGCTTCGGGCCCGACCGTTTGACCATGCTGCGCTACGGCGTCAATGACCTGCGCCTGTTCTTCGAAGGCGACCTGCGTTTTCTGAGGCAATTCGCATGA
- a CDS encoding phenylalanine--tRNA ligase subunit beta, with the protein MKFSESWLRTLVDPELSSEELAHRLTMAGLEVEELDRVAPPFNNVVVAQVLEVTRHPDADRLNVCRVDTGCGASTTIVCGAPNVAVGLRVPCALPGAQLPGDFVIKVARVRGIESSGMLCSARELGIAEDASGLLVLPADAPVGQSIRDYLDLDDRLFTLKLTPNRADCLSLTGVAREVAAIAGVPAKLIEVPEVAATIADQRPVVLDAPEACPLYCGRIIKGVNAKAPAPEWMTRRLERSGVRSISALVDVTNYVMLELGQPLHAFDNTKLEGVVHARMAKPDERLLLLNEQIVAVDADILMISDDVKPLAMAGIMGGEDSGITLETSELFLESAFFAPQAIAGRARRYGFGSDASHRFERGVDFGGTRRAIERATQLILDICGGAAGPVVAARAVMPARNPVRLRTARAAMVIGMPLTAEQITSLFTGLNLPFVREGDDFLVTPPSWRFDIEIEEDLIEEIARLHGYDNIPAPAPRGNMKMLVQPEAQRPQARVRQMLADRGYQEVVNFAFVEETWEADFAANTNLIRLANPIASQMAVMRSTLIGGLISNLVTNLKRKQSRVRLFETGRIFRRDIQAVPVAGFYQPWKLSGLAYGGALPEGWGDGRRKVDFYDVKGDLEAVLAPAQSRFEKLVHPALHPGRAATVIVDGTAIGCLGELHPEWMQKYELPLAPVVFEIDLTAVTAARVPAYVEVSRFPPVIRDLAIVVDKNLDFQTLLDGLKGQLPSLVQDIQLFDVYIGKGIPENKKSLALRIVMQDTQRTLQDTEVEFAVQQLVSCLEQAFAAQLRA; encoded by the coding sequence ATGAAATTCTCCGAATCCTGGCTGAGAACCCTCGTCGATCCCGAACTGTCCAGCGAGGAACTCGCCCATCGACTGACCATGGCCGGCCTCGAAGTCGAGGAACTCGACCGGGTCGCGCCACCGTTCAACAATGTCGTCGTCGCCCAGGTACTGGAAGTGACCCGCCATCCGGATGCCGACCGCCTGAATGTCTGCCGGGTCGACACCGGCTGCGGTGCCTCGACGACCATCGTCTGCGGCGCGCCCAACGTGGCCGTCGGCCTGCGCGTGCCGTGTGCCTTGCCTGGCGCGCAGCTGCCCGGCGATTTCGTGATCAAGGTCGCCAGGGTGCGCGGCATCGAGTCGTCGGGCATGCTCTGTTCGGCCAGGGAACTGGGGATCGCCGAGGACGCCTCGGGCCTGCTGGTTCTGCCGGCCGATGCGCCGGTTGGGCAGTCGATTCGCGACTACCTCGACCTCGATGACCGGCTGTTCACGCTGAAACTGACGCCAAACCGCGCCGACTGCCTGTCGCTGACCGGTGTTGCCCGTGAAGTGGCGGCAATCGCCGGCGTCCCGGCCAAACTGATCGAGGTGCCGGAAGTTGCGGCGACCATCGCCGATCAGCGCCCGGTCGTGCTCGATGCGCCTGAGGCCTGTCCGCTCTACTGCGGTCGCATCATCAAGGGCGTCAATGCCAAGGCGCCGGCACCGGAATGGATGACGCGCCGACTGGAGCGCAGCGGCGTCCGCTCCATTTCGGCGCTGGTCGATGTCACCAATTACGTAATGCTCGAACTCGGCCAGCCGCTGCACGCCTTCGACAACACTAAGCTGGAAGGGGTGGTACATGCCCGCATGGCGAAGCCGGACGAGAGGCTGTTGCTGCTCAACGAGCAGATTGTTGCGGTCGACGCCGATATTCTGATGATTTCCGACGACGTTAAGCCGTTGGCCATGGCCGGCATCATGGGTGGTGAAGACAGCGGAATCACGCTGGAAACCAGCGAACTGTTCCTCGAATCTGCATTCTTTGCGCCACAAGCCATCGCCGGCCGCGCCCGCCGTTATGGTTTTGGCTCCGATGCCTCGCACCGCTTCGAACGTGGTGTCGATTTTGGCGGCACACGACGTGCCATCGAGCGCGCCACCCAGTTGATCCTCGACATCTGCGGCGGTGCTGCCGGTCCGGTCGTCGCGGCGCGCGCCGTAATGCCGGCGCGCAATCCGGTTCGCTTACGTACGGCACGGGCGGCAATGGTCATCGGCATGCCGCTGACCGCCGAGCAAATCACCAGCTTATTTACCGGCCTCAATCTGCCTTTCGTTCGTGAAGGCGACGATTTCCTGGTGACGCCGCCGAGCTGGCGTTTCGACATCGAAATCGAGGAAGACCTGATCGAGGAAATTGCCCGCCTGCACGGCTACGACAACATTCCGGCACCGGCGCCGCGTGGCAACATGAAAATGCTGGTGCAGCCGGAAGCACAGCGCCCGCAAGCTCGCGTGCGTCAGATGCTGGCCGACCGTGGGTACCAGGAAGTCGTCAATTTCGCCTTCGTTGAAGAAACATGGGAAGCCGATTTCGCCGCCAACACCAACCTGATCCGCCTCGCCAACCCGATCGCCAGCCAGATGGCGGTGATGCGCTCGACGCTGATTGGCGGTCTGATTTCCAATCTGGTCACCAACCTCAAGCGCAAGCAAAGCCGTGTCCGCCTGTTTGAAACCGGGCGTATTTTCCGACGTGACATCCAGGCTGTGCCGGTCGCTGGCTTTTATCAGCCGTGGAAACTGTCGGGTCTCGCTTACGGCGGCGCCTTGCCGGAGGGCTGGGGCGATGGGAGGCGCAAGGTGGATTTCTACGACGTCAAGGGCGACCTCGAAGCCGTGCTGGCGCCGGCCCAGTCGCGTTTCGAGAAACTTGTTCATCCGGCACTGCATCCTGGCCGCGCCGCAACGGTGATTGTCGACGGCACAGCGATTGGTTGCCTCGGCGAATTACATCCGGAATGGATGCAAAAATACGAACTGCCGCTCGCGCCGGTGGTGTTCGAAATCGACCTCACCGCAGTCACGGCGGCACGGGTTCCGGCTTATGTGGAGGTCTCCAGATTCCCGCCGGTGATCCGCGATCTGGCCATCGTCGTCGATAAGAACCTTGACTTCCAGACGCTGCTGGATGGTCTGAAAGGGCAGTTGCCGTCCTTGGTCCAGGACATCCAGTTGTTCGATGTGTACATCGGGAAGGGCATTCCTGAAAACAAGAAAAGTCTTGCGCTTCGGATAGTTATGCAAGATACTCAACGTACTTTGCAAGATACGGAAGTCGAATTTGCAGTGCAGCAACTGGTATCCTGTCTCGAGCAGGCATTTGCCGCGCAACTACGTGCCTGA
- a CDS encoding integration host factor subunit alpha, which yields MTLTKAELADLLFEKVGLNKREAKDMVEAFFEEIRNALETGDGVKLSGFGNFQLRDKPQRPGRNPKTGEEIPITARRVVTFHASQKLKSDVELVSDGTAA from the coding sequence ATGACACTGACCAAAGCGGAGCTTGCCGACCTGTTGTTTGAAAAGGTGGGCCTCAACAAGCGTGAAGCCAAGGATATGGTCGAGGCTTTCTTCGAAGAAATCCGTAACGCCCTGGAAACCGGTGATGGGGTCAAGCTCTCCGGCTTCGGCAATTTTCAGTTGCGTGACAAGCCGCAACGTCCAGGACGTAACCCCAAGACAGGCGAGGAAATCCCGATTACAGCGCGGCGTGTGGTGACCTTTCACGCCAGCCAGAAACTGAAGTCCGATGTCGAGCTTGTCAGCGATGGAACAGCGGCATAA
- a CDS encoding MerR family transcriptional regulator, whose translation MEQRHKPSGGEELPPIPAKRYFTIGEVSELCGVKPHVLRYWEQEFNQLKPIKRRGNRRYYQHHEVLLVRRIRELLYSQGFTISGARNRLDEGEASGVVAPPRNSQGGVEPTGHARSTGSLRAELQYVIEMLRL comes from the coding sequence ATGGAACAGCGGCATAAGCCTTCGGGTGGCGAGGAATTGCCACCGATTCCCGCCAAGCGTTACTTCACGATTGGCGAAGTCAGCGAGCTGTGTGGTGTCAAGCCGCATGTGTTGCGCTACTGGGAGCAGGAATTCAATCAACTCAAGCCGATCAAGCGGCGCGGGAACCGGCGTTACTACCAGCATCATGAAGTCCTGCTCGTCCGGCGCATACGCGAGCTTCTCTACAGCCAGGGTTTCACGATCAGCGGGGCGCGTAACCGGCTCGATGAAGGGGAGGCGAGTGGAGTTGTTGCACCTCCGCGGAACTCGCAAGGTGGGGTCGAACCCACGGGCCACGCACGGTCCACCGGCAGTCTGCGTGCCGAATTGCAGTATGTTATCGAGATGTTGCGCCTTTGA